TAACAAAATGCACCACACAAATTACATTGAAATCTGGTTTTAACATAGTAAAGTGGTATTTTACTATCATGTTAGTCTTAGTCTCTGTTGATGCttaatatttacattatttggACACAACACTTgttatatgtattatatttttgtgttttcatgacTCAAGTTGTGAATACATGTTCAAATGATCAGATGTTAATAATGTTTCTATGTACATTGCCTGAACCATCACAAACACATTCAGTACATACCCTGCTCAACATAATCCCACGTACAGACAGTGAGTCGTTTGGCTGTGGCCTGCTATATATAAAGCAGGCAGGCATCGAGGCAGTCAGCGAATGTTTGACAGAATGTTAGAAATGGCAAAACGAGTGACTGCCACCCTCCTGGGCTTTTCATATACAACAGTGTCTGGGGTTTACACAGAATGCTGTGACAAACAACAAGCATTCAGTcagcggcagtcctgtgggcgaaaacaGCTCGTTGGTAAAAGAGGTCGAAAGAGAATGGCGAGAATCGCAAGCCACCAAGTGGGCCAAGAACAGACACTGTAATAATGATGATAACAAGAAGGCAAAGCACAGCAGTTGTGTGCAGAATGGCAGACAACCACACCGGGTTCCACTTCTATCAGCTGAAACACAAGATCACCAATACTGGACAATTGAGGTGTAGAAAAACACTGTCTGATGGAATCACTGCATCGTAGACCCCAGGCAGGATGGGTCCAAGGACTCATGCTGCTTACGCAACAGGGACAATTCTGTGCATTGGTGTCTGtagtatgtgtatatatatgtgtgtttagAGAAAGCAGCAGAAAGAAGGTAGAAGCTGTAGCAGGCCTTACTCACCATTGACTACTGTAGGagtgtttgtacattttattgtgaCTGCATTTCTTAGTATACAATATATTGGTCCTGACACTTTAACATTAACATTCGAACATGAGATCTAAGACAGAGGGAAGAAAACTAAAATGACTCCTTTGAAACTGATAACTTTTCATATTCTAGTATTCTAGGGGTGTGGACGTGTAAGGAAGATTTTATGGATTaccaattatatatatataggcaaTATTTATATCCATCATTTTTAAATCTGAACATCAAATgtgagagatttttttttaattactgtctAAATATTTTGTCATCACATAACATTGTACATGTGTGGTACAGCTACATATTTACTGTTTTGTTGTGAATTATACAAATTCAAAACACGTTTGTTCAACCTCAGACTTCTGCACAGTATTACATTTTCACCCTTTGTTATGCCAAAAGTCTTAAACTGTATAATGCATCATAATTAATTAATCTGGGTCCAAAACCGTCTAGGTCTAAATGCAGGAAAAATATGTCTTTTTGAATTatgtgttttttaataaaatagtttaATTGGACACAAAAATAACACGTTATGTCAATCGCCCATGTACAAATATACATATCGTGTTGGTGTTTGCGCGTACATatattggtgtgcatgtgttcgTGGGGCTGAGTGAGAGTCTTTCACAGCTCACTGCACAGCTAGATTGCCTGCAGAAGAGGAGACAACAATGAGAGAAAAATGAGAGCGGCAGAGCCAGAAGAGAACAGAGCAAGACCCAGAGGGACAGCCGGGTCCATTACTGGCAACCTTGATAATGATTATTAAAAAATGCTgtattaaataaacaataaaaaataaaaaataaatgctgtatTGAATgctcagaaaaatattttacttaaaaaGTTAGAGAAAAAGTCTCCAATAAACAGAAGCAAACTAGTTTTCACCCTTGTGAGGATAAGGGCCTTTTCTTAAAAGAATTATGAGAGTGGGCACATTGGAAGGGATTTTATACCTTTTCCCCATACATAATATTTGCACATCCTTGATATCATTCTtctgaaaaaaaatgaactgacccctgttaaaaattttttcacaagattccccatgcctttagagctcacacacccccaaaacatcagtgagtcaccaccatgcttcacagtggggatggtattctgttcactataggccttgttgacccctctctaaacatagcgcttatggttgtgactatgcagctctattttggtctcgtgactccaaattacagtgtgccagaagctgtgaggcatgtcaaggtgttgtcgggcatattgtaacagggcttttttgtggcattggcacagtaaagacttctttctggcaactcgaccatgcagctcatttctgttcaagtatcgtcatatagTTCTCTTTGAAAAAACCACACCgtcacctgtgggtttttctttgtatcccgaacaattcttctggcagttttggctgaccttggcttgttattaaggtcactggttgctgctttttgtttgtttgaatccttctttattaaaacatggattatttaaGTTACctttactctgcgcctgtgtccttctcccaccacaaccgtgacagaatgaaccacctcAAAGAGACACGGCAGAAATGGACAGTAgaggaactcctcggttggcctgacagcgacacggaggaggaggagaacccttaccgtcccctgcggcacaccgggccaacacagcgtccaaccaggaggagacgtcgacaAAGGCGATgaaagcaaacctccgtgtgtccgccccaagaatttcttgggggggtgctgtgggggcaagCGGAGGACCCTGAGGCGTGGCCGCCATCCCCGGAGGAGTGGAAGGACGCGACCTTGCCACCTATGCTCACGTGCGGGGtggtccaggtgccccagccctgcccggtgccagctcctaggtgtcgggcaacaacgccggtggggccAGTGGGGGCTTTCCCGGATGTAGGGCGaagtgaggactggtggggctttcgggacccgccgtaccggttctcgcaaccagcgccccccgctgcctgggagccgcagccagcgctgcCAGCGACCCTCAGCCAGCTCTCCCGCCTGTTGTCCCTTCGCCGggtcctgtccctccgccggctcccccggctcctgctcctccgccggctgctggccctccgccggctcccccggctcctgctcctccgccggctccgccagctcctgctcctctgccaGCTCTCCCGCaggctcctggccctccgccggctcccccggctcctgctcctctgccggctctccCGCTGGCTCCGGTCCCTCCGCcagctctcccgtctcctggccctccgcctccccggcctgtgccggcagCCCCGtgtgctgagcctccgccggccCGGATAtagtcgtcccggtcttgcggttgGGTGCCCGCGCTTTTGGGGgcggggtactgtcacgtcctggctgtgcccctagtcatctctgcactgggctcggggcatagccaggacaggaggtggcatctagccacctctaatcctctttggtctccccaattggaggcaggtgttgatcattgcctccaattggggaccctatttaagttcatggTGTTGGCCAAGCCAGCATGGTTCATTTTGATTTTGTCCTGTTTTAGACGACCCaggtcactggttgctgctttttgtttgtttgaatccttctttattaaaacatggattatttaaGTTACctttactctgcgcctgtgtccttctcccaccacaaccgtgacagtaacgttccattaccttgttacgcaggtcttctgtcagttcttttctgctccccatggctcagtatctagcctgctcagtgcatccacgtgagagctaacaaactcattgactatttatacactaattgcaattaaaaaagccacaggtgtgggaaattcacctttaattgtcattttcacctgtgtgtgcttcatatgatcacaatccttaaataaaatagtttttatgcatgatcagtcatgttttcaaaatcattgccaaagtttcacaatttctgccagggtatgcaaacttatgagcacaactgtgcaTCTCAGTCCAGGCtgaaaccccattgaaaaccagTTGTTTATATTGAAGATGGCATTCCATTAGAGGATCTAGAAAAATTCTCTACGGACGAATGGTCCTGGAACCTTTCAACTACAATGGGAAAAATCTGATGCCATTCCATAAATTGCCTTATTTTCCAAAAAGCTTATTTGGAAGATTCCTCTAATCAGGATGGAATAAGCAAATATCCAGAATCAGGATATCTGTAAAAGATATTTTGGGAAAGTTTGCAGATTTTTTGTCATCTAATCCAATAAAACTCTTTATAAAATGGTCCCACGCTCTATAATATTAGAATATAGTATAAAGGAAAAAGATTTGATCCCTATCTTTCTCACATTCTTTGCATtctttgttaaataaaataatgttatttttcattgtatgtcagtattatatattatttacagtctgttttgctcatgtATATAAAAGGTGCCAATTAGCATGGACCTGACAATGTACAGTATTGATGAAATGAGCGTGACGTGTTCATCCTCATCTTGGACAGAGACACTGAGtactaataaaacattaaagcaaTTGGGAAATGTGATGctctgtaatgtaacaaaatcaaGCAAAAAATATGAATCagtgagagaggaggacaggagggatCTTGAAAGTGGTGTCGCTGTCAGGGCAGAAACCGGGTGGGTTTCAGAGATGAATGACAACGAGGCAGCGAGGAGAAACCAGCAGGGTAGAGACACTACGGTGGTGAGCAGGAGACAGGAGTGAGTGGGACTCAGATTGGGTGGTGGTGTAACAATTGATTTATTCTGGCTTTATCGATCAGCCAACAGCTCCGTCCGTGAAAGAAAGCGTGAGGATTAAAGGGCTGGCTTGTGTAATGAATGGGGTTGGTGGAGTGGGGAAAGGCGCTGGCACTATTTCAGTAGGGTGTTGAGCATCCAGATGGACCTTAGAATGCATGAACGCAGTACAAgcgtgtctgtttgtctgtgtgtgtctctacccAGTGAGTACGTCCCCATGCAGACCTCCTGCTTTGTCCGGATGACGCTTAACCCGGCCATAGAGACCAACAAACAGCTGATTACGCAATTATGACCACAATAACATCAGACGCCGCGGAAGGACATATGTATCTGCTTTTCATTGCTGCTAATTGGAGTTCTTTACACCTGATTGGCTGCACTGAATGTAAGAATCAAACAGAGACACGTATCTTTATTTAATCCACAGTCGCAATTGTCCTATGACTCAGAATGTAATTAGACACTGGATTCCCTTAACTTTTAGAGGGAAATGACTGGAGCGGAGTCCGTTGGGCTTTTCTCAGAATCAAATtggattgactgattgattcaTGTATGTCAAATGAaggacacgcagacagacagagacgtgACCCacggaggcgggggggggggggggctggggatggatggatgaaccAGAGGCAGGGGACGAGGGGTGGTgagggatggaaagagacagagacaaatggagtgtgagagacagagggaaagaaacTCAGACGCATGCCCGCTGACCTCACCCCTACTCTCAGCTAATCAATACAGTGGGGATGCAGGGTAGGGCTGTTTGTGTCACTTCCAATCAAATTGGAAATACAGGGACATTGGCTGGCCCGGTCTCACTCCACCCCGCCCCTGCAACCTTTTGACatatttctatttaatatgGTACACTGGTAATCCTATAAAAGACAAGGAGCCCGGAGCACTTATACTGTTTCACTGACGGAGGAGTGGACAATGCATCACTCTGGTATAAACGCTTTTTCCAGGGCCCACGCGTATATTTTCCAACTAGTTCCCTTTCTCAGTCGGGTTCACGCTCATTAAAATGGACAAAATCCACCGAAAGCATCCAGTTACTATGCGCTAGTTTTAATCTCTCTGCCTGAGACTACTAAAGACAAAATGGGGCCTTCCTCTTTCAGGCAGCCAAGATCAGAGCAGCGGCACGAAAAAAGTTGCCttgcaaacacattttctgagcTAAATGAGTTCACTGAAAGGTGCCTACTGTTTACAGCAGCTTATTGTTCAACTAGACTCCAtcttttttttcactttctttttGTCAGACAGAATTGCTTTGATGATATGCCTTCAGTATTATGAAATCTGGCATTCTTAGATGTTATTCAAAGATGCTCATCAACAGGCCAATTTGAATGTGAGCCCAGGTTATTCCAGGGTAACTCGCCTGTCTGTTCTAGGAGTTGCATTTGAACAATAAGAATCCAAGAGAGGACAATGAGCAGGACAGTAATCATTGTCGGCCTGTCGGCTGAGTAGGTGTGTAAATGTGCTGCTGTATTTGCCTGTGGGATATGAAAGGGCCAAAGCAGTGCAAATCAATACATCTGTACACAGCCAGCAGGGCTGCTTGGCTGGGGTTTAGAACAACGTTGTTCTAGATGAGACACAATGTTAAAAAGGAACATGGGTTGGGAACCAGtgaggcagagacacacacaaacacatattaaGAAGGTACAAAACTCAAAATACCGGACACCACAATGCCTTGCACATCTCCTTTAATCACATAGAAAAGAGACATCCTTTATACAAAatagttcattttttttcagtATAACACAAGAGTCCCACAAAGGAAGAGAGTGGTGTTTTCAACAGCAGCAACTTACAAAAAGTACACAGGCAAGATATGGAAgggcagacaaaaaaaaaaacagataacACACTACTGATAACAGTCAAATAACTCCCCAACGTTTTGTTGAACCATGAAACCAAAAACCGATTGGACCTCCCGCGTGGGCGCCTTACGCCTGGACCCACTCAGTGCGCCAAAAGGCCTCGACCTCCTCCGCGGGTCTGGTGACGGCTTCTCCACTAAGGGAAAGGGCATGAAGAGGGTTCGCCAaatgtggatttgaatgtgcaGTAAGTGATGGTAATGACAATGTTAATGATGATAATGACAATgttaatgatgataatgatgagcCCCCCTTCACCCAGAAAGTGCGGGAGAGCCAGGCTGGGTGACGACCCGCACTTCCTGCTTCCCGTTATCATGCAGCCAGCGTCCGCCCGAGCCCGGAGACAAGgggtctttttttttacatagacaCAGACTAGGCAAACAAGGTGTTTTTTTGTGGTGCCAGAACAGCAGCAGCAGGGAAGGGGAGACATCTGTGTTAATGGGCCGCAGGTGGAACAACTGCTGGTCTGACTAGGCAGGagacacacagtctgacacacgaGCGCACACCCCTGGCGTGCGCGCACCCGCGCACAAACTGAGCTCCGCAGATGGTCTAAGAAAGCTGAAAAGTGattcctgctctgactgcaatGGACACAATCTGCATACTCACCATGCCAACCTCTCCCACAAGCCCTCCCCGCTCCCCCCGGTTCTCTCCAGTGTACACATCTAGCCATGCAAGCTCAACTAGGAACAAGTGTAGCACACAAATATATACTTATTTTCTTatggaagagtgagagaggggaatACGACGAGAGGGAATTGACAAAATGCAGGCCTGTTTTGTATTGGTTGGTTACCTGTGATATGGCTCTGCCCCTCACCAACACACCAGTGTGGTTGCTCCTGGATCGGAAAATAACAGATCTATTTCAACAGTTCTTTGTGCTCTTGCATGAGGTGAAATCATCGTTGATGGTGTTTAGTGAAAGATTGTACTTATATGGTGACCTCCCTGTGACAATGGGTTAATAAAGCAGGTCTAGACTCAAAAGGGACCCTAAAAGAAACAGTGGCACGCTTTTGAAAATCTCAGTGTTTGGTTTCTCCTGTAGAGACAGCTACAGATGGTATCTCAAAGTGGAAATGAGTGGATGTGAAGGTAACAGcataaaatgaataaagtaaaaaaataaatcgcCAGGATATctatcaataataataataagaacaaTAATAAAGCGACTGTTCCAGATTCTCGTTAGTATCCATCATAAAACGAACGCTCTTGAGACATATTGTCTGACAGTCGGCCTACTATGAAATCCTATCAGACAGAACAGTAAGGTGATAAACAAGCATGGAGAATATTAAAGCAATGTGGAGTAGCAGGGTATGACAAATAGGTTTATGCATGGATGAACTCTGCCGTTCCAGAGCCATCAGTTCTGTTCGTTCTTCTGCATTCGAATCGGTCTCTCGCTTTTCCTCTGTGTCATttcctctgcctccctccctccctagcTGTAGTCCTATAGCTGTAAGTGCTGATTCATTCACATTAGTAGTGCTGCTGGGAACGAGACGTGGACAGACTATAGGACTATCATAAAGTAAACAGAACTCGCCTGGCCCAATGTCGTCTCGGCCCAGCCCCACCTAAGATCGTCCAGCTCCCTCAACCCCTCACacagtgcaggtctacagtATTACGGTTAGATGATCTACCTGATAACCCCTGGCTGTTTACACAGTCATTCTCAGATTCACTCTTACACAACTGCTGTGCTCTGTCTATTGGATGCTCCACAGAGGTCCTTGGTCCTGTTGGGTCTCAGCCCGCTGGTGAACAAGACCGAAATGGTCTTCTCACCAGGTGACCGGCCAGGTCCGCAGGCAAACGGAGAGTGGAGGCTTGACCCTGATATCTCCAGTGAGTGGTTTGCCAGTCTTGGAGGGTCTGGGGGCACTCTGTTATTATCTACGCTCTGTGTTGGAACAATTGTCCTTTGCATCGGATAGTTTTCATTAACGAGGTACACATTCACGCTGGTGCAGTTTAACCTTTACTTTAACCTCGGGACAAAGGAGGGTTTTGTCTTCCTGGTCAAAAAAATTTACTCCAACAAATCCATCATCCCATTCAAGAGTGAGTGTCCTCACTGAACGAAAAATATGTTTCAGCAATTTCTCCGTCAAAAAGGTAATGTCTAAAAATATTCACAGGAATTCAAACCAATAAATAATTGTAGCAGTGAGGGCCTGATTGAAGACACTAGCAGGGAACGGTGAGTTCTCCTAACACTGAGTCCAGTGGATGTCTGTCTTAGTAACGTATCTACATTGATTTCAATGCACTGTTCTGTTATGGAACATAGCAAGGGTCATCGAAAATGTCATCAAGGAGAGCTTCCCCTGACAGGTCACTCACCCTGTAGAGCCACTGGATCAGACCACTACTAGTCCGCTTTAAGACAGGTGGTTAAGTGGGCCGCTTTGAAAGGGAACCATTCACAGCTTTACAGAGCCCTCTCTTCCGGTAACAGATAGGGCGAACTGGGCACATTGGGATAGTTGAGGCATCTAAACGGATGAGCTAAGAGGACCAAACATGGCCAGTGGGCAAGTGATGCTTATCTAAAATATCCTTTCAAGACTTTCAAACCTTCCGGCGTTGTGTCTCGTGTGGCCTGCCATACACAAGCCCCGAAATGGAACCGTAACTGAAAATATCCCGTAGTTTCGACACAGCGTGCGCGTTCTTCTCCTACTTCTCACCGAGGGAGAGAGCAGGGATGACAAAAAAAGCCCACTGATCATTACTGGGGGTGTGAGGAAGCAGTCTGTGTCAAACACCTGTGACTGGCCGTTCGTTCGTTAGCTCCTCTACTGCTGTGTAACAGCTAGCTGTTTCCTGCAGGCATCCCGGGCCAATGAATCAAACCATGTCAGTGAGGTGCAACTGCAGGCTTTGTTGGAGTGGGAGACTAGAAGAAGGCACTAAGGGCTGCTTTAGAAGAACCCACGCGGACCAGAAAAAATGTGCATCTATACAGTCCAATCTAGAGGGGTGCGGGAGTGGTCGGGCCTAACACGCCTATCACGTGTAACAGTAGTCTATATCTGGGATCCCTCCTTCTCTGTAGCCGCGATTGGTGCCGTACCCTGCATTAGACACTTGGTGGGCGCCTTTGTAGAGGCCGGTGCCATTGGAGGGGAATATAGTGTGGATGATGTAGTCCTCCCGGAGGGGTTTGGGATGGAGCGGCTGCTGGTGGGCTGCCATCGGTGTCATCTGGAAACCGGGGCCTCGGATCTCCAGGATGGTGGTGTCCTTCTTTGTGCCTGACTCGATGTAGTCGTCGTAGTGCTTGCTCTTTCTGGAGCTGCCGCGGCTGTAGTGGTCGCGTGAAGACATTCGCCCGGCCCGATGGCCGTACCAGCAGAAGATGGCGAATATGAGAGCCAGGGAGACGATGGCCGTGGCCCCTCCGATGATCCCGGCCAGAGGCAGAGTGCTGACATGTTCGGGGTCCTGGTTGTcttcctggcccacatctggaCGGCTGGGGTCTGACGTCTCTGCTTTAGCACACACCGGAGCTTCGTCAGAGTCGGTGTCCCCGGCCGCCACGGCTCCTTTGCCGGCTCCAGAGCTAGCCACCAGGGGCACCATGCAAATTATGTAACTGGAGCGGGGCTGCAGGGAGTTGAGCAGGTACTCCCTGCGATCTCCTCTCACCAGGGTCTCCGTGATGGAGCCCATGGCCACGTTGGTGCCCAGCCGCAACCAGCTGAGCCTGAAGGAGGAGCTGGGCTGGGCCACACTCCAGGTGACGCGGATGCTGTCATGGGCCAGGGGCTTAACGTTCAGGGCCAGGCTCCTGCCCACCCCGCTGCTGCCCAGGGTGTAGTCCAGGCCGGAGTCTGGGAGCCCCAGGCCGGGCCGCTTGGAGCGCAAGGTGAAGAGGGAGCCCTGCAGAGGGGAGAGGGTGGTGGAGCTAGCAGCAACTCCTCCAATCCCTGCCCCGCccgctctgtctctgtctctggcaCCGCTCCCCGTGGCTCCAACCCCGGCCGCAGCCCCGGCAGCCACCACCCCCGTCGCCTCGCACTCCTCCATCTGGCCTGTCAGGTCCTTGAGGGCCATGTCTCGCACCTTGTCAGGCCCCTGGCAGGTGAGGCCCCTCACCGTGATGGAGTTTCCCCTGGCATGCAGCCAGTCGTGGAGCCAGCGCAGGTTGCAGCCACAGTGCCAGGGATTGCCCCGCACCAGCAGCTGTCCCAGGCTGTCCAGGTCTTTGAACAGGCCCCGTGGCAGTGTGGtcaggttgttgtcagacaGGTCCAGTCTCTGGAGCCTCCTCATGCCATCCAGGGAGCCACGGGGCATGTGTATCAGGGCGTTGTCCTGAAGGGAGAGACGCTGGAGATGGGCGCTGGGCAGGTTGAGAGGCGGGGTCAGGAGGGAGTTGCGCACCAACGAAAGCTCTGTTAAGTTGGAGAGGCGGGAGAAAGTGTCATCCGCGATGCGCTGGTTGGCCAGCAGGTTTCCATCCAGGACGAGGCGTCTTAGGGAGGAGAGGCCGCGGAAAGCGTGGGTGGGGATGGTGGAGATGCGGTTGTCGTCGAGCCTCAACTCCTCCAGAGAGGCCGGGAGCCCGGAGGGAATGCTGGACAGGTGGTTACGAGACAGGAAGAGCAGCCGCAGCCGCGGGTTGTCGGCAAAGGCCTGGTCTTCGATGCTGACGGTGGAGACCGAGTTGTCGTCCAAGTGCAGTTTCTCCAGCAGGGGCATCCGGGCCAGGGTGGCGCGGGGAAGTGTCCGGATGTTGTTGTCTTGAAGGTGCAACTCCCGGAGGGAGGGCGGCAAGTGCAAGGGGAAGTCATCCAGCTCGTTGTCGTACAGGTAGATGACCCGGACGGTCAGCTGTCGCTCCAGGGAGGTGGGGAGCCCGGCGTTGTCTATGTGGTTGTTCTGCAGGTAGAGCACCGTGGCCGACGGAGGCAGAGGAGGGATGGAGCTCAGGCCGCGGTCATTACAGTAGATGAAGTCCTCGTCACAGCGGCACACCGAGGGGCACACCAGGTCTTCCGCCGCACCGAAGCCCTGGGAGGCGGCGGCGGCAAACTCAATCACCTCAGCCAGTAGAGTCAGGCAGAGCAGAAGCAGGAACAGCCAATCGCGCGTCTCGGCCACTCCCTCGGGCGCCATGGCGCTGATTACCCACTTCTACTCAGCGTAGACGTTTTGGATCCTTGAGTCCTGATGATGAGCTCAAATCAGGCCTGGCTCCTCCAACTGGAAATAATGAAATGGAGACAGGTTTTAGTTAACGATCTGCTCAAGTGACCGAGATCACTGAgaatgtttcattgaaattcCAAAATCGCTTAAAATTGCCAGGATGTAACAAGCTTGACAATGTA
This genomic window from Esox lucius isolate fEsoLuc1 chromosome 7, fEsoLuc1.pri, whole genome shotgun sequence contains:
- the flrt1a gene encoding leucine-rich repeat transmembrane protein FLRT1; the encoded protein is MAPEGVAETRDWLFLLLLCLTLLAEVIEFAAAASQGFGAAEDLVCPSVCRCDEDFIYCNDRGLSSIPPLPPSATVLYLQNNHIDNAGLPTSLERQLTVRVIYLYDNELDDFPLHLPPSLRELHLQDNNIRTLPRATLARMPLLEKLHLDDNSVSTVSIEDQAFADNPRLRLLFLSRNHLSSIPSGLPASLEELRLDDNRISTIPTHAFRGLSSLRRLVLDGNLLANQRIADDTFSRLSNLTELSLVRNSLLTPPLNLPSAHLQRLSLQDNALIHMPRGSLDGMRRLQRLDLSDNNLTTLPRGLFKDLDSLGQLLVRGNPWHCGCNLRWLHDWLHARGNSITVRGLTCQGPDKVRDMALKDLTGQMEECEATGVVAAGAAAGVGATGSGARDRDRAGGAGIGGVAASSTTLSPLQGSLFTLRSKRPGLGLPDSGLDYTLGSSGVGRSLALNVKPLAHDSIRVTWSVAQPSSSFRLSWLRLGTNVAMGSITETLVRGDRREYLLNSLQPRSSYIICMVPLVASSGAGKGAVAAGDTDSDEAPVCAKAETSDPSRPDVGQEDNQDPEHVSTLPLAGIIGGATAIVSLALIFAIFCWYGHRAGRMSSRDHYSRGSSRKSKHYDDYIESGTKKDTTILEIRGPGFQMTPMAAHQQPLHPKPLREDYIIHTIFPSNGTGLYKGAHQVSNAGYGTNRGYREGGIPDIDYCYT